From a single Leopardus geoffroyi isolate Oge1 chromosome E1, O.geoffroyi_Oge1_pat1.0, whole genome shotgun sequence genomic region:
- the TMEM101 gene encoding transmembrane protein 101 isoform X1, with protein MASKMGSRRWMLQLIMQLGSVLLTRCPFWGCFSQLMLYAERAEARRKPDIPVPYLYFDLGAAVLCASFMSFGVKRRWFALGAALQLAISTYAAYIGGYVHYGDWLKVRMYSRTVAIIGGFLVLASGAGELYRRKPRSRSLQSTGQVFLGIYLICVAYSLQHSKEDRLAYLNHLPGGELMIQLFFVLYGVLALAFLSGYYVTLAAQILAVLLPPVMLLIDGNVAYWHNTRRVEFWNQMKLLGESVGIFGAAVILATDG; from the exons ATGGCGTCGAAGATGGGCTCGCGACGGTGGATGCTGCAGCTGATCATGCAGCTGGGTTCGGTGTTGCTCACGCGCTGCCCCTTCTGGGGCTGCTTCAGCCAGCTCATGCTGTACGCTGAAAGGGCCGAGGCGCGCCG GAAGCCCGACATCCCAGTGCCCTACTTGTACTTCGACTTGGGGGCGGCCGTACTGTGCGCCAGCTTCATGTCCTTTGGAGTGAAGCGGCGTTGGTTCGCGCTGGGGGCCGCACTCCAGCTGGCCATTAGCACCTACGCCGCCTACATCGGGGGCTACGTCCACTACGGGGACTGGCTGAAG GTCCGTATGTACTCGCGGACGGTTGCTATCATCGGCGGCTTTCTCGTGCTGGCCAGCGGCGCTGGGGAGCTGTACCGCCGGAAGCCCCGCAGCCGTTCCCTCCAGTCCACCGGCCAGGTGTTCCTGGGCATCTACCTCATCTGCGTG GCCTACTCACTGCAGCACAGCAAGGAGGACCGGCTGGCGTATCTGAACCATCTCCCGGGAGGGGAGCTGATGATCCAGCTGTTCTTTGTGCTCTACGGCGTCCTGGCGCTGGCCTTCCTGTCGGGCTACTACGTGACGCTGGCCGCCCAGATCCTGGCTGTCCTGCTACCCCCAGTCATGCTGCTCATTGACGGCAACGTTGCCTACTGGCACAACACGCGGCGCGTTGAGTTCTGGAACCAGATGAAGCTCCTTGGAGAGAGCGTGGGCATCTTCGGGGCCGCTGTCATCCTGGCCACTGATGGCTGA